The following proteins are encoded in a genomic region of Brachypodium distachyon strain Bd21 chromosome 1, Brachypodium_distachyon_v3.0, whole genome shotgun sequence:
- the LOC100838332 gene encoding uncharacterized protein LOC100838332, with product MGILLVSGKFLARRPPLSLAPRCSRGSPDKGGSDKGDTSSTDWDKAWSTFKKKGKKTLFSEFSPNKYVTWNPQRSEYPLSEEVDPIKRAEKSNLMLWTSPTFTLVGAIIIVLALLIYTLVVPAK from the exons ATGGGGATACTACTGGTTTCCGGGAAATTCTTGGCGCGGCGACCTCCCCTCTCACTCGCCCCTCGCTGCTCCCGAGGCTCCCCTGACAAGGGCGGCAGCGATAAAG GTGACACATCATCCACCGACTGGGACAAGGCTTGGTCTACCTTtaagaagaaaggaaagaagacCTTATTTTCCGAGTTCTCACCGAACAAGTATGTGACCTGGAATCCACAGCGCAGCGAGTATCCATTGTCAGAAGAGGTTGATCCAATCAAAAGAGCTGAGAAGTCTAACTTGATGCTGTGGACGAGTCCAACATTTACCTTGGTAGGGGCGATTATCATCGTCTTGGCATTGCTAATCTATACACTGGTTGTGCCAGCCAAGTAA